A stretch of the Chitinophagaceae bacterium genome encodes the following:
- a CDS encoding NupC/NupG family nucleoside CNT transporter, protein MEIVRGLIGLASLLIICVIFSNNRRAIDWKLVGAGLVLQLLFAIGILHVPFFRDIFQYISQGFVTLINLSHKGTEFLFGNLADQTQSWAYVFAVQVLPNIVFFAALSALLYYLGILQIIVFGFAWVMSKTMKQISGAESMSTAANIFLGQTEAPLMVKPYLAGMTKSEILCIMIGGMANTAGSVLAAYVSFLGGADRTQQEFYALHMLSQSIMSAPAAIVCAKILFPQTEMDKVAKDLQVPKEKIGSNVLDAIANGTTDGLKLALNVAGMLVVFIALMAVLNYLLHLFGGIGGLNNQIVSLTGNRYDGLSLQFLFGYLFAPLAWLMGVSSHDMLAIGQLLGEKTVINEFVAYISMGNLMKEGLLTDPRSIVIATYALCGFANFSSIGIQIGGIGALAPNQRQNLSSLGLKSLIGGTIACFMTAVIAGMLYSG, encoded by the coding sequence ATGGAAATTGTAAGAGGACTTATAGGGCTTGCTTCACTCCTTATTATCTGTGTTATTTTCAGTAACAACCGAAGAGCAATTGACTGGAAATTGGTAGGTGCTGGATTGGTATTACAACTTTTATTCGCGATAGGAATTTTGCATGTTCCTTTCTTTCGCGACATTTTCCAATACATATCACAAGGCTTTGTCACTCTTATAAATTTATCACATAAAGGAACAGAATTTCTTTTTGGCAATCTTGCTGATCAGACGCAGTCGTGGGCGTATGTATTTGCAGTGCAGGTGCTTCCGAACATTGTCTTTTTTGCGGCGCTCTCGGCATTGCTGTATTATCTAGGCATTCTGCAGATTATAGTTTTTGGATTTGCATGGGTGATGAGCAAAACAATGAAGCAGATTTCCGGAGCAGAAAGCATGTCCACTGCGGCCAATATCTTCCTTGGACAAACGGAAGCACCGCTCATGGTGAAGCCTTACCTGGCCGGCATGACGAAAAGTGAAATACTCTGTATAATGATTGGCGGCATGGCCAATACAGCGGGCAGTGTGCTGGCAGCATATGTAAGTTTTTTGGGTGGCGCAGACAGAACACAACAGGAGTTTTATGCTTTGCATATGTTATCGCAGTCCATCATGTCGGCGCCGGCGGCAATAGTTTGCGCTAAAATTTTATTTCCGCAAACAGAGATGGATAAAGTGGCGAAAGACTTACAGGTGCCGAAAGAAAAAATCGGAAGTAACGTGCTGGATGCCATTGCCAATGGAACTACAGATGGACTGAAGCTTGCATTGAATGTAGCAGGCATGCTGGTAGTATTTATTGCATTGATGGCAGTACTTAATTATCTCCTGCATTTATTTGGCGGCATCGGAGGATTGAATAATCAAATAGTTTCACTTACAGGTAACCGATATGATGGACTTTCCCTGCAGTTCTTGTTCGGATATCTTTTTGCTCCACTGGCCTGGCTGATGGGTGTTTCCTCTCATGACATGCTTGCGATTGGCCAACTTCTAGGCGAAAAAACGGTGATTAATGAATTTGTCGCCTACATTTCCATGGGTAATCTGATGAAGGAAGGATTGCTTACTGATCCAAGATCCATCGTGATTGCAACTTATGCGCTCTGTGGGTTTGCTAATTTTTCTTCTATTGGCATACAGATAGGAGGCATTGGTGCACTGGCGCCCAATCAACGACAGAACTTATCATCGTTGGGGTTAAAATCTTTGATCGGTGGCACCATTGCATGTTTCATGACGGCAGTAATTGCCGGAATGTTGTACAGCGGTTGA